One genomic region from Thermogemmatispora onikobensis encodes:
- a CDS encoding response regulator transcription factor, with protein sequence MDAPMKLLLVDDHGPLRKALREGLEATGAVQVVGEAATGREAVARACELDMDVILMDVQLRDPALGRKAMSGVAAAVAIRRERPRMPVVFYSIQDDDEYYREFRASGILTHYAYVRKSNYLLPSMLVPLLRDAISGRSFVDPEIEDRVQEVRSLDEQSPRALLEPNELRVAELLAQGMTNEQIAARLNLHDKRAVSRTNGRIYAAWGLSESAVDEKVARARATLIYTLNRMIIWDEQGVAYVQNRKGEWVPFYASEGEEASS encoded by the coding sequence ATGGATGCTCCGATGAAGCTGCTGCTGGTCGATGATCACGGCCCCTTGCGCAAGGCCCTGCGTGAGGGCCTTGAGGCGACGGGGGCTGTCCAGGTGGTTGGTGAGGCCGCCACGGGACGTGAGGCCGTGGCGCGCGCCTGCGAGCTGGATATGGATGTGATCCTCATGGACGTGCAGCTGCGTGATCCTGCCCTGGGGCGCAAGGCGATGAGCGGCGTGGCGGCGGCGGTCGCTATTCGCCGTGAGCGCCCCCGCATGCCGGTGGTCTTTTATTCGATTCAGGATGACGATGAGTATTATCGCGAGTTTCGCGCTTCTGGTATTCTAACGCACTACGCTTACGTTCGTAAAAGCAATTATCTGCTGCCGAGCATGCTGGTGCCGCTGCTGCGTGATGCTATCAGTGGTCGCAGCTTCGTTGATCCCGAGATCGAGGACCGTGTGCAGGAGGTGCGCAGTCTGGATGAGCAGTCGCCGCGCGCCTTGTTGGAGCCGAACGAGTTGCGTGTTGCCGAGCTGCTGGCCCAGGGCATGACCAATGAGCAGATTGCGGCCCGTCTGAATCTGCACGATAAGCGTGCGGTGAGCCGCACCAATGGACGCATTTATGCCGCCTGGGGCTTGAGCGAGTCAGCGGTTGATGAGAAGGTGGCGCGCGCGCGCGCGACGCTGATCTACACGCTCAATCGCATGATCATCTGGGATGAGCAGGGAGTGGCCTACGTGCAGAATCGCAAGGGCGAGTGGGTGCCTTTCTATGCCAGCGAGGGAGAGGAGGCCTCTTCTTAG
- a CDS encoding GNAT family N-acetyltransferase translates to MQTGSQHVRPLTSCDLAHVQKLLLFSDYVYQRFTAPELPLLLEHYPACGLFHDEQLESFLLLQAVNPPVAWIGGFGVSWSEHRRAFEHLDRLLAYLQPGLQARGVTQLYYSGNDLDQDWLRTPLLRRGFELHALLYAYDKFDYRVPTSGNQEITVRSVRSSDFEALCEIERLCFAPLWRYDAPAFADIAATHPYFVVAELAGQIVGYQFNTVDEGYGYLIRIAVHPAFNGQGIGARLMAEAISFFAGAHVRRIMLNTQEDNQRAHRLYEWFGFVRMPQRGFILRKELPAMNTSC, encoded by the coding sequence ATGCAGACAGGTTCGCAGCACGTGCGTCCTCTGACCTCCTGCGATCTCGCCCACGTTCAGAAGCTCCTGCTGTTCTCAGACTACGTCTACCAGCGCTTCACAGCCCCGGAGCTACCGCTCCTCCTGGAGCACTACCCCGCCTGCGGTCTCTTCCACGACGAGCAGCTGGAGAGCTTCCTGCTCTTGCAGGCTGTGAATCCGCCCGTGGCCTGGATCGGCGGCTTCGGCGTGAGCTGGAGCGAACATCGGCGCGCCTTCGAACACCTTGACCGCTTGCTGGCCTATCTGCAACCCGGCCTGCAGGCGCGCGGCGTCACGCAGCTCTATTATTCGGGCAACGACCTGGATCAAGATTGGCTGCGCACACCGCTGCTGAGGCGTGGCTTTGAGCTGCATGCTCTTCTCTACGCCTACGATAAATTCGACTATCGCGTCCCCACCTCCGGCAACCAGGAGATTACCGTGCGCAGCGTGCGCAGCAGCGACTTCGAGGCTCTTTGCGAGATCGAGCGGCTCTGCTTCGCCCCGCTCTGGCGCTACGATGCTCCGGCCTTCGCCGACATCGCCGCTACTCATCCCTACTTCGTCGTGGCGGAGCTGGCGGGGCAGATCGTCGGCTACCAGTTCAATACCGTCGATGAGGGCTATGGCTACCTGATCCGCATCGCCGTCCATCCGGCCTTCAACGGACAGGGCATCGGCGCCCGCCTGATGGCCGAGGCGATCAGCTTCTTTGCCGGCGCGCACGTCCGTCGTATCATGCTCAATACCCAGGAGGATAACCAGCGGGCCCACCGCCTCTACGAGTGGTTCGGCTTCGTGCGGATGCCTCAGCGCGGCTTCATTCTGCGCAAAGAGTTGCCCGCCATGAACACCTCCTGCTGA
- a CDS encoding adenylate/guanylate cyclase domain-containing protein, whose product MLTDLGELHSLSETLKRISGQLHEHTHELERAVEGTYASHLSDPRVQLLSKTLMVSRRADLELSRLSQLMLSLQRRLEHHETAALEREQEQLRSSITALKRERHELETLYEIARTLNSTLEFDEVLRLVMDQVISFVRAERGFLALLNARGELEFKIARTKDARSLERDAFNLGISQSTVNRVVQTRQPILTSDAQEDQDLKDQRSIIENRIRSIMCAPLVVRDRCIGAVYVDSRISANLFGPQQRDLLFAFCHQAAIAIDNARLFADLQRTLRQVNEDKQYMDNIFASIANGVITTDPQGIITTFNRAAGAILKLDQRAVLGKHYREVLGALPELGLVELLQEALLHHEHGTRVPVAFEGEVAGLGWVNMNFYVTALRDEHGQHIGTALVIDDRTDLKRAQAEAREIKSLFGRYVHPSVVKRLIEDPRSLKLGGETREISVVSADLRGYTSLAERLPPEQMMNLLNNYLDLMVEAIWDEGGTLTAFWGDELMAIFNAPLEQDDHPLRAVRAAWKMRQAILDYARRHPNEVPVKFGIGVNTGLAIVGNIGSRGRIQNYTAIGDTVNVAARLQSRADDNNIYLNAPTFHRVRQHVQIDHVGTVSVKNRSEPLEVMRLTGVYSL is encoded by the coding sequence GTGTTGACGGACCTGGGGGAGCTGCACTCGCTCAGCGAGACCCTGAAGCGTATTTCTGGCCAGTTACATGAGCACACACACGAGCTGGAGCGCGCTGTTGAGGGAACCTATGCCAGTCATCTGAGCGATCCACGTGTCCAGCTTCTTAGTAAGACCCTGATGGTCAGTCGCCGCGCTGATCTGGAGCTGTCGCGCCTGAGCCAGCTCATGCTGAGTCTCCAGCGACGGCTGGAACACCACGAGACAGCAGCGCTAGAGCGTGAGCAGGAGCAGCTGCGCAGCAGTATTACGGCCCTCAAGCGCGAGCGCCATGAGTTGGAAACGCTCTATGAAATCGCGCGTACCTTGAACTCGACGCTGGAGTTCGACGAGGTGCTGCGCCTGGTCATGGATCAGGTGATCAGCTTTGTGAGGGCTGAACGGGGCTTCCTGGCCTTGCTCAATGCCCGGGGCGAGCTGGAGTTTAAGATCGCACGTACTAAGGACGCCCGCAGCCTGGAGCGCGATGCCTTCAACTTGGGCATCAGCCAGAGCACGGTCAATCGCGTCGTCCAGACGCGCCAGCCGATCCTGACGAGCGATGCTCAGGAAGACCAGGATCTCAAGGATCAGCGCAGTATCATTGAAAACCGCATTCGCTCCATTATGTGCGCGCCGCTGGTAGTACGCGACCGCTGTATTGGAGCTGTCTATGTCGATAGCCGCATCAGTGCCAACCTTTTTGGCCCACAGCAGCGCGACCTGCTCTTTGCCTTCTGCCATCAGGCGGCCATTGCCATCGACAATGCCCGCCTCTTCGCTGACCTGCAGCGCACCCTGCGTCAGGTCAACGAAGATAAGCAGTACATGGACAACATCTTTGCCTCGATTGCCAACGGCGTGATCACCACCGACCCCCAGGGGATCATCACGACCTTCAACCGGGCAGCGGGCGCGATTCTGAAGTTGGACCAGCGGGCGGTGCTGGGTAAGCATTACCGCGAGGTGCTCGGGGCGCTCCCGGAGCTGGGCCTGGTTGAGCTGCTACAGGAGGCGTTGCTGCACCATGAGCATGGGACGCGCGTGCCGGTGGCTTTCGAGGGAGAGGTTGCGGGGCTGGGCTGGGTTAATATGAATTTCTATGTGACTGCCCTGCGCGATGAGCATGGCCAGCATATTGGCACCGCCCTTGTCATTGACGACCGCACCGATCTGAAGCGTGCGCAGGCCGAGGCGCGTGAGATCAAGTCGCTCTTTGGGCGCTATGTCCATCCCAGCGTGGTGAAGCGTCTGATCGAGGACCCGCGTTCGCTCAAGCTTGGTGGGGAGACCCGCGAGATCTCGGTGGTCTCCGCTGATCTCCGGGGATATACCAGTCTGGCCGAGCGGCTCCCGCCGGAGCAGATGATGAATCTCCTCAATAACTACCTGGATCTGATGGTAGAAGCCATCTGGGATGAAGGGGGGACGCTGACGGCCTTCTGGGGCGATGAGCTGATGGCTATTTTCAATGCCCCGCTGGAACAGGACGATCATCCCCTGCGGGCGGTGCGCGCGGCCTGGAAGATGCGTCAGGCGATTCTTGACTATGCGCGTCGTCATCCCAACGAGGTGCCTGTGAAGTTCGGCATTGGGGTCAATACGGGCCTGGCGATCGTGGGCAATATAGGCTCGCGCGGTCGCATTCAGAACTATACGGCCATCGGCGATACCGTCAACGTAGCGGCCCGCCTCCAGTCCAGGGCCGACGATAATAATATTTACTTGAATGCGCCGACCTTCCATCGTGTGCGCCAGCATGTGCAGATCGATCATGTTGGGACGGTCTCCGTCAAGAATCGCTCCGAGCCGTTGGAGGTCATGCGCCTGACGGGGGTCTATAGCCTCTAA
- a CDS encoding complex I NDUFA9 subunit family protein, with the protein MILITGATGFIGRHLVQRLVERGERPRCLVRNRRRAAQLLPVEHIELVEGATTYPASLEPALRGVDTVIHAAFMTADRKQSAGNTYEGTNVAGTTNLVNAALAAGVRRMIELSGLGTRPDRPGSYMQGRYLAEEVLKKSALEWSIVQPSVLFGKGAPFFKGLADLIHSAPVVPLIGGGSLRFQPIYVEDVVSVILHLLDDPAGSRKRTFVVGGPEYYTFAQIINLLMETLQVRRPTLPLPLFMARIGATAMELVLPKPPITRAALTLFTFDNITALDAVERQFGFRPLSLRSYLAQKGKDGL; encoded by the coding sequence ATGATCCTGATTACCGGTGCAACTGGCTTTATTGGAAGGCACCTGGTGCAGCGGCTTGTCGAGCGCGGCGAGCGACCGCGCTGTCTGGTACGCAATCGTCGCCGCGCGGCTCAGCTCCTGCCAGTGGAGCATATCGAGCTGGTGGAAGGAGCGACCACGTATCCGGCCTCGCTGGAGCCGGCCCTGCGTGGTGTTGACACTGTCATCCATGCGGCCTTTATGACTGCCGATCGCAAGCAGTCGGCGGGCAATACCTATGAAGGAACCAACGTCGCTGGTACCACCAACCTGGTCAATGCCGCGCTGGCCGCTGGAGTGCGGCGCATGATCGAACTCAGCGGCCTGGGGACCAGGCCAGACCGGCCCGGCAGCTACATGCAAGGGCGCTACCTGGCCGAGGAGGTCCTCAAAAAGAGTGCCCTCGAATGGAGCATCGTGCAGCCCTCCGTCCTCTTTGGGAAAGGCGCGCCCTTCTTCAAAGGGCTGGCGGATCTGATCCACAGCGCGCCAGTCGTGCCCCTGATCGGCGGCGGCTCGCTGCGCTTCCAGCCGATCTATGTCGAAGATGTCGTCAGCGTCATTCTGCACCTGCTAGACGATCCGGCGGGCAGCCGCAAGCGGACCTTTGTCGTCGGGGGACCCGAGTATTATACGTTTGCCCAAATCATCAACCTGTTGATGGAGACGCTGCAGGTACGACGTCCCACCTTGCCTTTACCGCTCTTCATGGCTCGCATTGGGGCCACGGCTATGGAGTTGGTGCTGCCCAAGCCCCCAATTACGCGGGCTGCCCTGACCCTCTTTACCTTCGACAATATCACGGCCCTCGATGCTGTCGAGCGCCAGTTTGGTTTCCGGCCCCTCTCGCTGCGCAGCTACCTGGCTCAGAAAGGCAAGGACGGCCTCTAG
- a CDS encoding histone deacetylase family protein, which translates to MTTALVYDPIFLEHITPRRHPERPERLQRAMAVLEALGWLQREGLVLLPPREASEDELALAHDRLYIRAVRAAAERAAREAAAGGRVSHFFAPETFVSGRSYEAAAKAAGAGLTAIDALFKGEIDNAYCLVRPPGHHAEYDEALGFCLFNNVAIAARYAIEHYGLERVMIIDFDVHHGNGTQNIFYRDPRVLYFSTHQAPFYPGTGRSDERGEGEGLGTTINVPLPATTGFEIYEPVFRQVMAPAADRFQPQLILVSAGFDAHWKDPLANMYLSTAGFAQLMMIIIELAKYLCDGRLIMIQEGGYDLQANAACVATSINLLLGDDAAVDSLGPAPEKPFRINTDVLIAELRRIHKLTGYRMRNAPRPDIARLRREVKGPEAEIPASDPASSNGKGTDGNP; encoded by the coding sequence ATGACAACAGCACTCGTCTACGACCCGATCTTCTTAGAGCATATTACGCCGCGCCGGCACCCCGAGCGCCCCGAACGTCTGCAGCGAGCAATGGCAGTGCTGGAGGCCCTCGGCTGGCTCCAGCGGGAAGGACTGGTCCTACTCCCACCACGCGAGGCCAGCGAGGATGAGCTGGCTCTGGCCCACGATCGCCTCTACATCCGCGCAGTGCGCGCCGCGGCAGAGCGCGCCGCCCGCGAAGCCGCCGCTGGCGGACGGGTCTCCCATTTCTTTGCGCCAGAGACCTTCGTCTCCGGTCGCTCCTATGAGGCCGCGGCTAAGGCCGCCGGCGCCGGCCTCACCGCCATCGACGCCCTCTTCAAAGGCGAGATCGATAATGCCTACTGCCTGGTCCGCCCGCCCGGCCACCACGCCGAGTACGACGAGGCCCTGGGCTTCTGCCTCTTCAATAACGTTGCTATCGCCGCCCGCTACGCCATCGAGCACTATGGCCTCGAACGAGTGATGATCATCGATTTCGATGTTCATCACGGCAATGGGACCCAGAACATCTTTTATCGTGATCCGCGCGTCCTCTACTTCTCAACCCATCAGGCCCCGTTCTATCCAGGCACAGGACGCTCGGACGAGCGCGGCGAGGGGGAGGGCCTGGGCACGACCATCAACGTGCCATTGCCGGCCACGACCGGCTTTGAGATCTATGAGCCGGTCTTTCGTCAGGTGATGGCACCCGCCGCCGACCGCTTTCAGCCACAGCTGATCCTGGTATCGGCAGGCTTCGACGCCCACTGGAAAGATCCCCTGGCTAACATGTATCTGTCGACCGCTGGCTTCGCTCAGCTGATGATGATCATCATCGAACTGGCGAAATATCTCTGCGATGGCCGGCTGATCATGATCCAGGAGGGCGGCTACGATCTGCAGGCAAACGCGGCCTGCGTCGCTACCAGCATTAACTTGCTGCTGGGCGACGACGCCGCTGTCGATAGCCTTGGGCCGGCCCCGGAGAAGCCTTTCCGCATCAATACGGATGTGCTCATTGCTGAGCTGCGGCGCATCCACAAGCTGACTGGCTACCGCATGCGCAATGCACCGCGGCCAGACATCGCCAGGCTACGACGCGAGGTCAAAGGACCAGAGGCGGAGATCCCCGCCAGCGATCCCGCCAGCAGCAACGGCAAGGGAACGGATGGCAATCCCTGA
- the sucD gene encoding succinate--CoA ligase subunit alpha, protein MSILLDEHTRVIVQGITGREGSYHTTRMLEAGTKVVAGVTPGKGGQSACGLPVFDTVAEAKAATDANASCIFVPPAGAADAIMEAASAGIKLIVCITEFIPVLDTARAMLVVREHGATLIGPNCPGLCTPGQGKIGIMPYQIFTPGPVGFISRSGTLTYEVVALLTEAGIGQSTCIGIGGDPIIGSTFVDHLKLFEQDPQTQAVVFCGEIGGSDEEDAAEFIKTMKKPVVAFISGRTAPPGKRMGHAGAIISGNTGTAQGKVAALQAAGVPVAETIFDIPELVKTALARQV, encoded by the coding sequence ATGAGCATTCTACTCGATGAGCATACCCGTGTCATTGTCCAGGGTATTACCGGACGCGAGGGGAGCTATCACACGACTCGCATGCTGGAGGCCGGCACGAAGGTGGTGGCCGGCGTGACACCCGGGAAGGGCGGCCAGAGCGCCTGCGGCCTGCCAGTCTTCGATACGGTGGCCGAGGCCAAGGCGGCCACCGACGCCAACGCCAGCTGTATCTTCGTCCCACCCGCCGGGGCCGCCGATGCCATCATGGAGGCCGCCAGCGCCGGCATTAAGCTGATCGTCTGCATTACTGAGTTCATTCCCGTGCTGGATACGGCCCGCGCCATGCTGGTGGTGCGCGAGCATGGGGCTACCCTGATCGGCCCGAACTGCCCCGGCCTCTGCACCCCCGGCCAGGGGAAAATCGGGATCATGCCCTACCAGATCTTTACTCCCGGCCCCGTCGGCTTCATCTCCCGCTCAGGAACACTGACCTACGAGGTCGTGGCCCTGCTCACCGAGGCCGGCATCGGCCAGTCAACCTGCATCGGCATCGGCGGCGACCCGATCATCGGCTCAACCTTTGTCGACCACCTGAAGCTGTTCGAGCAGGACCCGCAAACGCAGGCCGTGGTCTTCTGCGGCGAGATCGGTGGCAGCGATGAGGAGGACGCCGCCGAGTTCATCAAGACGATGAAGAAGCCGGTGGTGGCCTTTATCTCAGGTCGTACCGCTCCTCCAGGCAAACGCATGGGCCACGCAGGCGCCATTATCTCGGGCAATACGGGCACAGCTCAGGGAAAGGTGGCAGCCCTGCAGGCCGCCGGTGTGCCAGTCGCAGAGACCATCTTCGATATTCCCGAGCTGGTCAAGACAGCCCTGGCCAGGCAGGTGTAG
- a CDS encoding helix-turn-helix domain-containing protein, with product MPTLDDLIAEAALRKTELARETGIAPATITRISHGGPTTRVTVNKILKVLERHLGRRIEVEHVDGLNITK from the coding sequence ATGCCAACACTGGACGACCTGATCGCTGAAGCAGCCCTCCGAAAGACAGAGCTGGCCCGCGAGACGGGTATTGCACCAGCAACGATCACCCGCATTAGCCACGGTGGCCCGACAACACGTGTCACCGTCAATAAAATTCTCAAGGTGCTGGAGCGCCATCTAGGCCGGCGTATTGAGGTCGAACATGTGGACGGTCTCAATATCACGAAATAG
- a CDS encoding SGNH/GDSL hydrolase family protein → MGKRIPSCCRLVLPFVLTVLLLFILTPDVRAAHAQGLKLVGPKKYYLVLGNSLAFGFQPDLDFTHGYSNYFFQDLKAHGTTNMVNLACPGETSVTFLNGKCPFPLLRKYPYVGSQLNAALNFLRAHPGQVSPVTLDIGANDVLPYLNSQTCAIDTTGSTSALQTLDYNLRQVILPQLRAALTVNGQVTGDVLVMNYYNPYQNICPNTVPYTQQLNEHLASDVQGFGVLVDVFSAFGGAAVPNNNICSYTWMCSVFHDIHATDKGYQVIAQAFEQTAGY, encoded by the coding sequence ATGGGTAAACGCATACCTTCCTGCTGCCGCCTGGTGCTACCCTTCGTCCTGACCGTGCTACTCCTCTTTATTCTTACCCCTGATGTGCGTGCAGCTCATGCCCAGGGCTTGAAGCTGGTCGGCCCAAAGAAGTACTACCTTGTCCTGGGAAACTCCCTCGCTTTCGGCTTCCAGCCTGACCTTGACTTCACGCACGGCTACAGCAACTACTTTTTCCAGGATCTGAAGGCGCATGGCACAACCAACATGGTCAACCTGGCCTGTCCGGGCGAGACCAGCGTCACCTTCCTCAACGGCAAATGTCCTTTTCCCCTCCTGCGCAAGTATCCCTACGTTGGTTCTCAGCTGAATGCCGCCCTCAATTTCCTGCGAGCCCATCCGGGCCAGGTCAGCCCTGTGACCCTGGATATCGGGGCCAATGATGTCCTGCCCTATCTGAACTCGCAGACCTGTGCGATCGATACCACTGGCAGCACCAGTGCCTTGCAGACGCTGGACTATAATCTGCGCCAGGTGATTCTGCCCCAGCTGCGGGCGGCTCTTACGGTGAACGGGCAGGTGACGGGCGATGTGCTCGTGATGAACTATTACAATCCCTATCAGAACATCTGCCCCAACACGGTGCCCTATACTCAGCAGCTCAATGAGCATCTGGCGAGCGATGTCCAGGGCTTTGGGGTGCTCGTCGATGTCTTTTCTGCCTTTGGAGGGGCCGCTGTCCCCAATAACAACATTTGTAGCTATACCTGGATGTGCAGTGTCTTCCACGACATCCATGCAACGGACAAGGGCTACCAGGTGATTGCCCAGGCTTTTGAGCAGACCGCCGGCTACTAG
- a CDS encoding sensor histidine kinase, translating into MMALETLLAPVTLLRTLTLAVSIFNLVTFLWLASTVWLNGDHRARITLWGVVGLALSALFFFVHALLITLPLDQPALRPLLNLLWQAAWFPALWVPYIWFAIGLHYASLINAGWRRRIPWLLALGAVLGTALLLLLLLNRRTFTFVETLQLLAYSAPPPSVGRAWISPLFLLPLLFLVYVAFCAIGPWFTSSRIQQVVVAGGRAVGLSLRARRRGGARPALRRALLEAFWDDPTEVELLEEPQLSWHLARPALLLAALLMVALTIGLGLAGLWSMLRWLGRGAPLLAVPPLRSIPPGLLVLDLVANLVVALIILVIGYSIVRHGILIERPLARRGFFEQWRGIVIVATAVALFIALLVSLTHSSLGGLLCITCLATVAYALFTWSSYQAHDRYIALLGRFLSSTSLRHWLNTSAEKSEHELENLFFSLCQSVLAVRCARLVILAGPMRRTFSYRWPADARFNGTELPRRGEGTASAETDALVKLVPRRPPGGRGAGTPLAYRLRLRLVSGEPLVCWVMPLYDERGLVATLFLGPREDGGTFTKEDMNLAQACGQRILDTIGDHEAMQAVAALLRRRIVDVKLLGAQQRRILHDEILPQMHLALLHLETLRMGTRQDGQEAARAALEEAVGLVSSAHRQLAALMRATTPGAPYRLEREGLVQAIRTMLEQDFHDAFDEVCWQVDEETATHIDEVTPPAIAELIFAAVQEALRNAARHARGSDVHRRLRLTLQARCDPDLEVIVADDGVGIAAADATTSGTGGGLLTHSALLAIAGGSLTIKSGPDEGVAVRIHLPAETLL; encoded by the coding sequence ATGATGGCTCTTGAGACACTGCTTGCTCCGGTCACCTTGCTGCGCACGCTGACGCTGGCGGTCTCGATCTTTAATCTGGTGACCTTCCTCTGGCTGGCGAGTACGGTCTGGCTGAACGGTGATCATCGGGCGCGTATCACGCTCTGGGGAGTGGTGGGTCTGGCGCTGAGTGCCCTCTTTTTCTTCGTGCATGCCCTGCTGATTACGCTGCCGCTGGATCAGCCGGCTCTGCGCCCTCTACTCAATCTGCTCTGGCAGGCCGCCTGGTTTCCGGCGCTCTGGGTGCCCTATATCTGGTTCGCTATCGGCCTGCACTATGCCTCGCTGATCAACGCTGGCTGGCGACGGCGCATTCCCTGGTTGCTGGCTCTAGGGGCCGTTCTCGGGACGGCGCTGCTCTTACTATTGTTGCTCAATCGCCGGACCTTTACCTTTGTGGAAACATTGCAGCTGTTGGCCTATAGCGCGCCGCCTCCCAGTGTGGGGCGGGCCTGGATTTCGCCGCTCTTCCTGCTGCCGCTCCTGTTTCTGGTCTATGTCGCCTTCTGCGCCATCGGCCCCTGGTTTACTTCCAGTCGTATTCAGCAGGTGGTGGTGGCCGGCGGGCGGGCTGTGGGGCTGAGCTTGCGGGCGCGCAGGAGGGGGGGGGCCCGGCCTGCGTTGCGGCGGGCCCTGTTAGAAGCCTTCTGGGATGATCCTACGGAGGTAGAATTGTTAGAGGAGCCGCAGCTCTCCTGGCACCTGGCGCGCCCGGCCTTGCTGCTGGCGGCTTTACTGATGGTGGCCCTGACTATTGGCCTGGGCCTGGCCGGGCTGTGGTCAATGCTGCGCTGGCTGGGGCGTGGGGCGCCGCTGCTGGCTGTGCCACCTTTACGGTCCATTCCCCCGGGCCTGCTCGTGCTTGATCTGGTCGCCAACCTGGTGGTGGCTTTGATCATTTTGGTCATCGGCTACTCGATTGTCCGTCATGGTATCTTGATTGAGCGCCCACTGGCGCGACGAGGCTTCTTTGAGCAGTGGCGCGGCATCGTCATTGTGGCGACGGCGGTGGCGCTCTTCATCGCCCTTTTGGTTTCGCTGACGCATAGTAGTCTGGGTGGGCTGCTCTGCATTACCTGCCTGGCGACAGTGGCCTACGCTCTCTTTACCTGGAGCAGCTACCAGGCTCATGATCGCTATATTGCCTTGCTGGGCCGCTTTTTGAGTAGTACGAGCCTGCGCCACTGGCTGAATACGAGCGCGGAGAAGAGTGAGCACGAGCTGGAGAACCTCTTTTTCTCACTCTGCCAGAGTGTCCTGGCGGTGCGCTGCGCGCGCCTGGTGATTCTGGCTGGCCCAATGCGCCGCACCTTTAGCTATCGCTGGCCGGCTGATGCCCGCTTCAATGGAACGGAGCTGCCGCGCCGCGGCGAAGGAACGGCCTCCGCTGAGACGGATGCCCTGGTGAAGCTGGTGCCGCGCCGTCCCCCGGGTGGGCGTGGAGCCGGGACGCCGCTGGCTTATCGCTTACGCCTGCGCCTGGTGAGCGGCGAGCCGTTGGTCTGCTGGGTGATGCCTCTCTACGATGAGCGCGGGCTGGTGGCGACCCTCTTTTTGGGGCCGCGCGAGGATGGTGGGACCTTCACTAAGGAGGATATGAATCTGGCCCAGGCCTGTGGGCAGCGCATTCTCGATACAATTGGCGATCATGAGGCGATGCAGGCCGTCGCGGCTTTGCTACGCCGGCGCATTGTCGATGTGAAGCTGCTGGGCGCTCAGCAGCGGCGAATTTTGCATGATGAGATTCTGCCTCAGATGCATCTGGCGCTCCTGCATCTGGAGACGCTGCGTATGGGGACGCGCCAGGATGGTCAGGAGGCGGCCCGTGCGGCACTCGAGGAGGCGGTTGGGCTGGTGAGTAGCGCCCATCGTCAGTTGGCGGCCCTGATGCGCGCGACGACGCCCGGTGCACCTTATCGCCTGGAGCGCGAGGGGCTGGTCCAGGCTATTCGGACGATGCTGGAGCAGGATTTTCATGATGCCTTCGATGAGGTCTGCTGGCAGGTGGATGAAGAGACAGCGACACACATCGATGAGGTAACACCGCCCGCCATTGCGGAGCTGATCTTTGCCGCTGTGCAGGAGGCGCTGCGCAATGCCGCTCGCCATGCTCGCGGCAGCGATGTCCATCGCCGCCTGCGCCTGACGCTGCAGGCTCGCTGTGATCCCGATCTGGAGGTGATAGTGGCTGATGATGGCGTGGGGATCGCTGCCGCCGACGCGACTACCAGCGGTACCGGCGGCGGCCTGCTGACCCATAGCGCTCTCCTGGCTATTGCCGGCGGCAGTCTGACGATTAAGAGCGGCCCAGATGAGGGCGTGGCGGTGCGTATCCACCTGCCCGCCGAAACCCTGCTCTGA